In the Ictidomys tridecemlineatus isolate mIctTri1 chromosome 10, mIctTri1.hap1, whole genome shotgun sequence genome, TCTAGACAGGACCTCAGGAACAGCAGGAATGACCGCCATGAAGGTGCAAAACCAGACCTCAAGGTCTCCTCTGGCTTTTCTTAGGTAAgtcacaaacttttttttttttttttttaagagagagagagagagaattttaacatttattttttagttttcggcggacacaacatctttgtttgtatgtggtgctgaggatcgaacccgggctgcacgcatgccaggcgagcgcgctaccgcttgagccacatccccagcccaggtaaGTCACAAACTTGATTCTGCAGGTTACGAAGACAGCCGAGCCTCCCAAGAaaagggagagacagaaagaatcAGGCAGGTGAGAGGAGAGAAACACAAGAGGAGGGAGAAAACGCAAAGGAGGGCTCCCGGTCCCCAGACCCCACCCAGGGTCTCCAGCCCTCTTCCTCCCTGCCCACCCTCTTCTTGGCCATCTGGAAATCCTCAGTGCCCTGCCAGGGACAAGCCCCGCCCCTCTGAGGTTGCAGGCCCTGGAGTTGGAGTTGCTACCCACAGTGAGGTCCCTGCCCTAGACTTCAGCCAGGGAGGGCTGGGCGGGGGGCTGGAGGGCTGGCAGATGGGGTCTAGGGAagggaggagcagcaggagtGACCCCTTTGCCCACTCCCACAGCCCTTCTTACTTCCTTCCTGCTGTTCACCAGAGATCAGAGGCTGAGTCTGATctatctcccccacccccacctcaatGGCCTGGGGCCTATTTAAGGACAAGACCAGATCTTATCTCACACTGTATCTAgcacaggctttttttttttttttttaaatatactgacAATTGAACCGGGAGATCCCTATCACTCATCACCAGCTGCATCAccgcccttttcattttttactttgaggcagggtcttgctggccttgaacttgtgatcctcctgcctcggcctccccagtagctgggattacaggcatgccccatgATGTCTAGCCACAGCGCTGGCTTCCTGAGTTGGCTGCATGAATAAGCTGGGAGCCAGGACACAGTTCTACCTGGTGCCAGGGAAGCCCAAGGCTCATCATGAAGACTGACAAGTGGGCAAAGGCCAGGCAGACAGTGTGCAAGGCCAAGTCTGCCCTCTGCTGCCTCCCAGGACCTGTCCTGCTTGCTGCCTCAGGAAAGGCCTGAGAGGCTGGAGTCTGGAGAGGTCCCTGGGGACAAACATGCTCCTCAGCAACAAGCATGAGTCCCAGCCTGTCCCCTGGCTCCAATGCACATGCTCAGGCCTAGCCTCCAGCCCAGAGCAGCGTTGAGAGTAGGGACTGGTGAAAGATACCATGGGCCCAGAGGAGCCTCAGGGACCAGTTCCCCTCCCAAAGCCCCTCCCTCTCCACACCTCCCACCCCTGCAGCTACCTGCAGAGCAAACCAGCCTCCCAGCTACTGCACTCCTGTCCTACAGGGGCAAGGACAGGTTTTCCCTATACCTGGCAGCTCTATGAGCACAGGCCTGTGTCTCCACCCCAAGACACCGAACTTGTGCCCCCTGGGGTAGAATCCTGCATCcaaagttgtagctcagtgaagtCAGTGGAGGGAACAAGGGTGACCAACCTCCTGCATACAAAAATCTACCCTCCTCCTGCAGGGGCTGGTTAGTGTGGGGTCAAGCAGGAAGAAGGCCCCCAACTTACCCAGTGCCCAGGTGAGCTGAACTGGTATATCCGGCTCAGATATTCACCaaggggcaggggaaggggaCAGAGGTAAAGGTGTGAGGCAGGAAAGGAAGAATTCAGAGGAAGATAAACCAGAAAGAGAGAGCCCTCCCCATTTTAGAGACCAGAGCAAGACTCAGGCTAGTCACAAGGCCTTTCCCTGTGCCTAAGGCCTAGCCATTCTACTACCATATGCTGAAGCTAGATGCCCCAGAGGGCATCTCACCCAGGCCCCTGCCTCCTGGGAGAAGACAGCCCAGACTGAGGGCTTCTCTAGCCTGATTCTTCAGGATTCCCGGTGAAAGATTCTTCACTTCCTGCAATCACACACTCAAGTGCTTTATAGTTCCAAAGCCAGGAAGTCATTCCCAGAATCTAATCTACACGCTTCTTCCGCAGCCCAAGCTCCTGCCTGGGAGCTAAGATGAGCTTCCTCGGATCAGAGAAAGTCTTCTCCAACACCTCTTGCCAGACACTGGGTTTTGGACTAGTCTGCCTCCCCCATCCTACTGGCCAAGGGCCAGTGTGAATACCTGCTTCTCACGGTGGTAGAGGGAGGCCAGTGTGTAGGGCAGGATCTGCAGGGCCGAGAAGGTGAACCCGGTGAGGGCTGCCGAGGCCGTCACCACAGCCACACTGCGAGACAGGCAAGTGGCGCCAGCAGCCACGGGGAAGGCCACCACACTGGCCAGGTAGACTGCCCGGGTGCCAAATCGCTGCACCAGCCGGTCCATGACCAGGGAGAAGACCAGGGAGATGGTACACTGCAAGAAGAGCCCCAGGCTGCCCATCCGCACACCTGGATGTAGAGGGGAGAGGTGGTCAGACAAGGCCAGGTGGGCCAAAACCCTACACAATCTGGGGGTGGCAGGGGATTAGGAGCCATGGGCATCTGCTCCCCCACCTCAATTTCCCACCCCGTAGCAATGGGAGTCTAGGCTATTCCACAGACACTTGGCAAATGTGGCCAAAGCTGTTGGCTGAGGGCAGAGGAAGATGTTCTAAGGAAGATGTATAAGGACCCTCAGCTTTGGGTACAAAAGGGTAAGAGGGGACATAAAGAAAGTTCtaccaagccttttttttttttttcccctggggattgaacccaggggcgcttttatcccctggattacaggcatgtgctgggCGCCCAGTTTCTACCCAGGCTTGAAGATGGCATTCTAGAACAACTGATCAGGACGGTCCTGGTGAGGTTATCTGAAAGTCCGCAGGGGAGCAGAGGGCAGGATGGAGCTGAGCAGAGCTGAAATCCATCTTGACTCCTGCTTCCTCTGTCCCTTGAGTAAGCTCAGTCTTTCCTTCTGACAAAGTACGGCAGTGCATCACATCTGACTGAATGAATGGAGAAGCTAGCAGCCCCACTGAGGCAGCAGGCAAAGCTACTCCCCAAGGAGCCTGACGTGGATGGGGTCTATTTTCCTTTCCTGATGTGGAAGTTGGGGAACAGGATGCACAGCCACCAGCccacaccccccacacccccaacCGGGAACCTCTCCCCACCCAGGAATGTCTGCTGAAGGCAGTTACCCAGCAGCCGCCACTGGCTGCCGAGGCCTTCCTTACCTTCGTCATAATGTTTCCGGGCCTCGGTGCCTGGCTCGGCTCTGGGCACGCCCTGGTACAGGCCCTCACCCACAAAATCCGTGTAAAACAGTGTGAAGGTCATGAGTGCCATCCAGCTGCAGAGCTCCGCCACAAAGAGTCGACGCAGGGTACGAGGCATGCGGCAGCAGAGCTGGTGCAGCCGAGGAAACAGGGTACCCAGGTTCCGGAGAGCCAGGTGGGCATGGCATGGGCAGCAGTGGGGAGACGTGGAGGGGACTGAAAGTGCTTCCACTGGCTCAGGCGGACCCAGCACAGCCTCCTCGGCCACAAACAGGGTGGCTGCCATGCAGGTGAGGAAGATGAGAGTGAGCAGGCCAAAGAGGCACTCCTCCTGGGTGCCCAGATAGGGGGCCAGGACGCTGGCGTCCCAGTCAATGGCAGGTAAGAGGTAGCCCAGGCAGCCCCCGAGGCTGATCATGAAGGCGTAGACAGAGAAGGCCTGGCGACAGTGGTCTGGGTCCCGGAAGAGGTCAGAGAGTAGGGCTTCCAGTGGAGTGAAGCACACCTGGCCACAGAAGTCCAGCAGCCCCACACCCAGGATCAGCAGTGCCAACTCCAGGGGCCTGGTATCTGGGCACAGCAGCTCCGCCAGCCAGCCCGCCCTCGGGATGAGAAAGAGGCTCAGCAAAACACCCAAAGACAGGGCCCAGATGAAGGGCCTCCGGCGGCCGTAGCGCCCACGCCACTGGTCACTGGCTGAGCCTAGGAGTGGGACAGAGACCAGGCCCAGCACTGGACCAATGCCTATAAGAAAAGCAAGAAGCAAGAGTTAGTGGCTGAgacaaagaaggggaagggggagaaggGATGTAGATCCTAGAGAAGCATGGAAATACCATCTTCATGGGGTCTTAACTTACTCCTCAGAGGAGTACTACAAAGACCTCCATTTTcagttggggaaactgaggcatgaagCACTAGAAGTGATACTTATGCAAAGGCACAGAGGTAAGGAGGTGACAGGCAGGGCTGCAACAGGTGGTCCCACTTCAGTGTACTGGCAGGGACCCTTCTTCCCAAGGGTGAGTGTCACATAATGGTGACCATTGGTCTTCTGTGGCTTTGCAGCATTCACCTGTAGCATGAGGAGTTTGCCTGTGTCCTGTTCTGGGGTAAGAGAAAGCCCTGATTGGGAGACTCTGGTCGAGTCCCCGCAGCTACACAGCCTGGGCCGTGACTCCCCTAAGCTCTCACAAGCCTGTTTTCTTTCCCTGTATCATGGAAAGCCCCAAAAGCTTGCTGTAAGGAGTAAATGAGGTCACAGATGTGAGTTATAAAGGGCTGAACAAAGGTTaagagcaattttttttctagtgtctCCATGAGCTGGACACTGTGTAGGGACCAGGCAAACAGAGGTGGCTAGATTATGTCCCTGtatcatttcatttctcttgagggACTCCTTCAGCTCAGGTCACCCGTCTGCCTAGCCATGCCTGCCCACTAGGCCCAGGGACAGCTGTCCAAGTATTCTCTAGACAGAGGACCTACTGCCCTACATCCCAGGTGCACATAACTggagcaggagggaaggagggtaCAGGCACTCACCCAACACCATGGTCATGAACTTCTCTTCTACCCCCACTTCCAGCAGCAGGGGAGGCACGTAGGTGATGCCAGCGGCCAGACACACTTCCAGGCCAAAGGTCAACAGGTTGACCAGCAGGAGCTGGGCTTTCCGATGCCGGAGCAGGCGGCTCACCCACAGTCTCTGGACCATGGTGGGCCAGGCAGGTGGGGCTCAGTCGGAGCTGTTCACACACTCCACAGCGGCTTTGTTTCAGCCCTGCCCCAGAAGCCCAGGCCTCTCCTCCTTGCTGCCACCGACTGCCTAGGATTCAGCCAGGTGCCCATTTCCGCAGGCCCTCTGGTACAGGTCCAATGACTCAGCCCATGCTAAACACCGTTGCCCCGCAGCACTTCAGTGGGGACAATTCTTGTCACTCAGATCCTAAAAGGGCAGGACAATCACAGGTACACAGAGTGTTAAGTCCCAGGAGCCAGGGCTTCAGgattttctttgaattctctgAATCCTGTTCATTCACAGGCTGATGATGTGGCCCTGTCCCTTAGATGCTGCTCCTGGCTGCCTAGTCAGGAAACGCATGTTAATATTAGCTCAAGGCTGACAtaattaataaagtaaatatgatttttaaacctCAGCATACCTCAGAGCCAAAACAGATGTCAGGTATTCTGTTTTGGAAAAGCTTTGCAATTGCCCTCGCCTGCTCTCGTATTGAAGGGGGGGGCACTGAATCAACTGAATTTCCGGTTGCTCAGGCCCCGCTATCAAGGTGCCCCTAGAGACCCTCTGCCAGgcttggtttgtttgctttcctCTCTGCAATTCCCAGAGCTGGGCTGCTCAATTCCCCTTTGTTAAGAGTGACACTTCCGATTCCGCACCTCTTGGCCCTGAGCCATGTTGCACCATAACCCCCACCTCCAGGACCAGGACCAGGGTGAAGGGAGGAAAGGCTGTGGCTTGCTGGGTTGGGTTTCAATCTGACCCTGAAGCCACTCATGCAGAGCTCCCCTGGGTCAACCTAGGCCTGAAACTCTCTCCCTCGAGTCTCCCCCAGAGTTCACCGGGGAAGTCCCCCCCACAGGTGACTGTCAATTGTCACGGAGCAATGGGGCCATTCCCAGGTCCCACCCTCACAGGAGCATGAAACCGAACTAGCTGGCAGCACCTGTGATGACACCAGTGACCCCCTGAGCTGGCGTCAGGATGCCCCGCCACTTCCTGGCCAGCCTTTCTCGGCTCCCCAAACAGCTTCTTTCTCAGAGAAATTCCCACACTCTCTCCTACCAGCTCTGCCTCCCGCACACAGGGAGAACCATCCCTGGGTCAATGCCCATTCTATGCCCTGCAGCAGGTGGCTCCAGGTCTGGCTTCCTAACAATGGCACCCAGTGCAGTCTGCTCTGCTCAGACTAcgaaagaaggaaaacagatcAAGTTCAGCCATCAGCAGAGACGGATGGGGTGGATGGAGTGCTTAGTGACAAAGGGGAAGGGGTCCCTAATTTGCCTTCTGTCCCCAAACAGAGGCAGGGGACAGAACTTTCCTCCCCAAGTCAACCCTATAAATGCTGCTCAAGAGCAGCTAGCTACTCCCTGGGCAGGGCCACCTAAGGACCACAGTGCCCAGGGCTGGCTCCACCCACCCCCCACAGGGGCATTTTCCCCCGCATGCTCATCCCCCCTGCCAATCTCAGCATCTCATGATAAAAGGCGCTTcacttcttttatcttttcaaacaACACTAAGCCCTGCAGGACCTTGCACATTACAAAGCATGTTGTAGGTGCTCGGAGCTGCTGCGCCTCAGAGAAATCAGGCGACCATCAATCCTAGATAAGATCTGCCCATACCATATGCCTTCTGGGCTTTACAACTGGGAGACCAGGAAGAAAGGGACGTGAGGTAAGGCTGGGCAGCCAGCAACCTCCTCCCGAAGATCCCACACTTTGGGAAGGGGCAGGACTTCTACAGGGGTGGCATGAGTAGGAGTATAAAATACTGATCCCATGGTCCCCCCAAAGGGAGGTGTAGGAACCAGGCATCAGGAGTAGCTGGGCTTCAGTGGGTTCAGCATTACCCCTCCCCATGGCTGCACTTTCCAGCTCTCTAGAGGGAAAGTGGAGGGTGGGATGCAAGAGACCAAGGGTTGGAGCTCCCCAGTCACGAGGGAGGGGCTCTGGGGCAAAAGGCTGCAGCCCATTCCACTCCCTGCCCTTGCCCTCTGTCTGGGAGGGCCCTGGACACTCACCGCTCTGGGTTTGCAAGGGACCAGGTCCTCCCTGAGCAAACACTGACTTTGTCAGACCCAGCCTCACCCACAGCCTGCCCTCGTTCTCCAAGTCCTGGTTGTTcccggtttaaaaaaaaatggtagctcTCCAGCAACCATTAATCACTCCACCTGCCTTCTCCTCCCTCAATCCAGCTCCTCCTGAACAGAACCACTCTTAGCCCACAAGGGAAAAAGACAGGCTGAAGAGAGGAATTTCCCTCATCCTCTTATAGCCCAGTCACCTCTAGAGCTGCTCCTCCTTCCCGGGGTGCCTCCCTCCACCCACCTGAGGTTCTCTACCAGGTAACTGGGGGCTGGGCCAGGTGAAGAGTTCACAGAAAGAAGCTGAGTAGAAAGTAGGCAGGCTCCTAGCCCTGCTGCACCCCTGTGTTCTTAGGTTGCAGAGCCCGTTCTCCCTCTTTTCATACCTACTCTGCCCTGGAGGTCCAGGCACTCTTGACACCCAGAATTACCTGAGGAATCCCAAGCCCATAAGAACACCCTCTCCTCCAAAGCCCTGCTTTCTTATGTCCAGCACACACGTCTCTccactccctccccaccccacgtCCTCAGGATGAGGGAGCCTACAGAGGACTCTAGCACCAAATGCCAGCCATCCTTCCAGGGCCTCCATCCCTGAGGCACCACCATCCAGGCCTAGGGCCTGCCTGGTTCCCGGGCTCGGAGAGCTCAGAGAACAAGGTGGTTCAGTATCACTTTCCAGGTCTTTGCTCTGGTCAGCAGTCCTAGGGCACACTTCTTGCCCAAGCTCAAAAGTGACCCATCACTACTGGCCACCCCTGGTCTGAGGAACTCCCCTGTCTTCTAGGAGTAGAAATATAGGCAGGGGGACAGAGTCTACCCTCCCCACTCTTCAGTCTCACAGATACTTCCAACTCAAATCTTCCTGCCCACTGCATTTGAAGCTTTCTGTCTGTCTGGCAAACAGAAGATCAACCAGAAGAGCCAGCCCCTGATTGCTCACCTGAAGAGGAGGGGGCAAGAAGTGGAGGGCTGACCTCTTGGAGGAAAGGAGCAGGGCGCCTTCTAGGAAGGCAAGTCTGGCTCCAGTTGCAAACATTTCTCCTCCTCTCCAGGACCCCTCAAAGCTGGAACAGCAAGAAAGCCAGAGGAAATCCCTAGTCCACGGGACCCTTCATGGAGTTCCATTCTAAACCACCATTCCCCGTTCAGGTCAGTGCACCGGATTCTATTTGCGCAGGTCGCAGCACCCAACAGTGCAGCATCCCCCAAGGTGGGTGATGTCAGATTCCTTCACACCCCTGTCACCAGCCCCAGCAAGAAAGGGCACCTGGGAAATATTTTTAcccaatggatggatggatggatggacagatggacaaaCGTATAAAAGCAGGGGGCGGCGGGAAATTTCTCGAAGAGGCAACTCCTTGGGCTCGAAGGTAGTGACCT is a window encoding:
- the Slc45a3 gene encoding solute carrier family 45 member 3 isoform X1, whose amino-acid sequence is MVQRLWVSRLLRHRKAQLLLVNLLTFGLEVCLAAGITYVPPLLLEVGVEEKFMTMVLGIGPVLGLVSVPLLGSASDQWRGRYGRRRPFIWALSLGVLLSLFLIPRAGWLAELLCPDTRPLELALLILGVGLLDFCGQVCFTPLEALLSDLFRDPDHCRQAFSVYAFMISLGGCLGYLLPAIDWDASVLAPYLGTQEECLFGLLTLIFLTCMAATLFVAEEAVLGPPEPVEALSVPSTSPHCCPCHAHLALRNLGTLFPRLHQLCCRMPRTLRRLFVAELCSWMALMTFTLFYTDFVGEGLYQGVPRAEPGTEARKHYDEGVRMGSLGLFLQCTISLVFSLVMDRLVQRFGTRAVYLASVVAFPVAAGATCLSRSVAVVTASAALTGFTFSALQILPYTLASLYHREKQVFLPKYRGDTGSGGSEDSLTTSFLPGPKSGAPFPNGHMGAGGGGLLPAAPALCGASTCDVSMRVVVGEPMEARVIPGRGICLDLAILDSAFLLSQVAPSLFMGSIVQLSQSVTAYMVSAAGLGLIAIYFATQVVFDKSDLAKYSV
- the Slc45a3 gene encoding solute carrier family 45 member 3 isoform X2 → MVQRLWVSRLLRHRKAQLLLVNLLTFGLEVCLAAGITYVPPLLLEVGVEEKFMTMVLGIGPVLGLVSVPLLGSASDQWRGRYGRRRPFIWALSLGVLLSLFLIPRAGWLAELLCPDTRPLELALLILGVGLLDFCGQVCFTPLEALLSDLFRDPDHCRQAFSVYAFMISLGGCLGYLLPAIDWDASVLAPYLGTQEECLFGLLTLIFLTCMAATLFVAEEAVLGPPEPVEALSVPSTSPHCCPCHAHLALRNLGTLFPRLHQLCCRMPRTLRRLFVAELCSWMALMTFTLFYTDFVGEGLYQGVPRAEPGTEARKHYDEGVRMGSLGLFLQCTISLVFSLVMDRLVQRFGTRAVYLASVVAFPVAAGATCLSRSVAVVTASAALTGFTFSALQILPYTLASLYHREKQVFLPKYRGDTGSGGSEDSLTTSFLPGPKSGAPFPNGHMGAGGGGLLPAAPALCGASTCDVSMRVVGEEPDLSKIILAELCGNACNPSDLGG